In one Mesorhizobium australicum genomic region, the following are encoded:
- a CDS encoding TerC family protein — protein sequence MEWLLGFFDWTSDPTAWVALATLVILEVVLGIDNLIFISILTNKLPIEQQARARRLGISAALIMRLMLLATISFIVQLTTPLFTAFGHPFSWRDIILIAGGLFLVWKATREIHHSVDPQDHKEDLVGGAVSMTIGAAIFQILLLDLVFSIDSIITAVGMTDHIAIMYIAVICAVTVMLLAAEPLSKFIAKNPTIVMLALGFLLMIGMTLIADGFGFHVPKGYIYAAMGFSALVEALNMLARRAKTKH from the coding sequence ATGGAATGGCTTCTCGGCTTCTTCGACTGGACGAGCGATCCGACGGCATGGGTGGCGCTCGCCACGCTCGTCATTCTCGAGGTCGTCCTCGGCATCGACAACCTCATCTTCATTTCGATCCTGACCAACAAGCTGCCAATCGAGCAGCAGGCGAGGGCCCGGCGCCTCGGCATCAGCGCCGCGCTCATCATGCGGCTTATGCTCCTGGCCACGATCTCCTTCATCGTGCAGCTTACGACGCCGCTGTTCACCGCCTTCGGCCATCCATTCTCCTGGCGTGACATCATCCTCATCGCCGGTGGCCTGTTCCTGGTCTGGAAGGCGACGCGCGAGATCCACCACTCGGTTGATCCGCAGGACCACAAGGAGGACTTGGTCGGCGGCGCGGTCTCGATGACCATCGGCGCCGCGATCTTCCAGATCCTGCTGCTCGACCTGGTCTTTTCGATCGACTCGATCATTACCGCCGTCGGCATGACCGACCATATCGCGATCATGTATATCGCCGTGATCTGCGCCGTGACCGTGATGCTGCTCGCCGCCGAGCCGTTGTCGAAGTTCATCGCCAAGAACCCGACCATCGTCATGCTGGCGCTGGGCTTCCTGCTTATGATCGGCATGACGCTGATCGCTGATGGCTTCGGCTTCCACGTACCCAAGGGCTACATTTACGCCGCAATGGGCTTCTCGGCCCTCGTCGAGGCGCTCAACATGCTTGCGCGCCGGGCCAAGACGAAGCATTGA
- a CDS encoding 5-formyltetrahydrofolate cyclo-ligase, with the protein MDNRAIKKRLRQDALARRDALPPEWRIEASLGMADRAGEIGVEPGAVVSGFWPMRSEVDIRPLMFALRELGGRLCLPAILDKETIVFRELVRGASLIDMGFGTAGPGPEAEVLQPTLMLVPLAAFDKRGHRIGYGAGYYDRAIARLQAGSRPPRLIGIAFDCQEVEKVPDEPHDIVIPEFLTESGLRSFAPAL; encoded by the coding sequence ATGGACAATCGCGCGATCAAGAAGAGGCTCCGTCAGGACGCGCTCGCCCGGCGCGATGCGCTGCCGCCGGAATGGCGGATCGAGGCCTCCCTTGGCATGGCGGACAGAGCCGGCGAGATCGGCGTCGAGCCGGGCGCTGTCGTCTCCGGCTTCTGGCCGATGCGCTCCGAGGTCGACATCCGCCCGCTGATGTTCGCCCTGCGCGAGCTCGGCGGCCGCCTCTGCCTCCCCGCGATCCTCGACAAGGAGACGATCGTCTTCCGCGAACTCGTCCGCGGCGCATCATTGATCGACATGGGGTTCGGCACCGCCGGTCCGGGCCCGGAGGCCGAAGTGCTCCAGCCGACCCTCATGCTCGTGCCGCTCGCCGCCTTCGACAAGCGCGGCCACCGCATCGGCTATGGGGCGGGGTATTACGACCGCGCGATCGCACGCCTCCAGGCCGGCTCGCGTCCGCCACGCCTGATCGGCATCGCCTTCGATTGCCAGGAGGTCGAAAAGGTCCCCGACGAGCCTCACGACATCGTCATTCCCGAATTCCTGACCGAATCCGGCTTGCGCAGCTTCGCGCCGGCTCTATAG
- a CDS encoding TIGR00282 family metallophosphoesterase: MRLLFLGDMVGRTGRTAVWERLPGLISDFRLDFVIVNGENAAGGFGITEEIFQETLRAGADVVTTGNHVWDQREALAFAPREERFLRPANFPKGTPGRGSGVYIAKNGARVMVSNIMGRVFMHPELDDPFVAGERELAACPLGEQADAVVIDFHAEATSEKMCFAHFVDGRASLVVGTHTHCPTADHQILNGGTAYLSDAGMCGDYDSSLGMDKEEPLNRFLSKVPKGRFEAATGPATICGVGVEISDRTGLAEKIGLLRQGPRLEETLPSFWI; this comes from the coding sequence ATGCGTCTTCTCTTTCTGGGCGACATGGTGGGCAGGACGGGCCGCACGGCGGTCTGGGAACGCCTTCCCGGTCTCATCTCCGACTTCCGGCTCGATTTCGTCATCGTCAACGGCGAGAACGCTGCCGGCGGCTTCGGCATCACCGAAGAGATATTCCAGGAGACCTTGCGGGCCGGCGCCGACGTCGTCACCACCGGCAACCATGTCTGGGACCAGCGCGAGGCGCTGGCGTTTGCGCCGCGCGAGGAACGTTTTCTGCGGCCTGCCAATTTCCCGAAGGGCACGCCGGGTCGCGGCTCTGGCGTCTACATCGCAAAGAACGGCGCCCGCGTGATGGTCTCCAACATCATGGGCCGGGTCTTCATGCATCCCGAGCTCGACGATCCGTTCGTCGCCGGTGAGCGCGAGCTCGCGGCCTGCCCACTCGGCGAGCAGGCGGACGCGGTGGTGATCGACTTTCACGCCGAGGCGACCTCGGAGAAGATGTGCTTCGCCCATTTCGTCGATGGACGCGCCAGTCTCGTCGTCGGCACCCACACGCACTGCCCCACCGCCGACCACCAGATCCTCAACGGCGGCACGGCATACCTGTCCGATGCCGGCATGTGCGGCGACTACGATTCCTCGCTCGGCATGGACAAGGAGGAGCCGCTCAACCGCTTCCTGTCCAAGGTGCCCAAGGGCCGCTTCGAGGCTGCGACCGGCCCCGCCACGATCTGCGGCGTCGGCGTGGAGATTTCCGATCGCACTGGCCTCGCCGAGAAGATAGGCCTGCTGCGGCAGGGTCCCCGCCTCGAGGAAACCCTTCCCTCCTTCTGGATCTGA